The Stratiformator vulcanicus genome has a segment encoding these proteins:
- a CDS encoding GspE/PulE family protein produces the protein MSSPLSGDARQQLDRLAADGAETVPAIVDLILSQARQSRVSDVHLTPSAEALLMDWRIDGVLHDVYAFPESLKPNIVARLKVASELLTYRTDVPQEGRIRDGRPGEVRVSTFPTVHGERAVIRLFADPGKLFRLHDLGLTPSVADELSRSLNQSGGAILISGPAGSGKTTTAYACLREIVATSDERRSVVSLEDPVESLIHGVAQSQIRPASGFDYPTGLRSLMRQDPEVIFVGEIRDRPTAEIVLQAALSGHLVLTTFHAGSAAGAIGRLLDMGIEPFQVRSGVRAILSQRLLRTLCECRGRQLGGCESCRGTGYVGRRPIAEVLTTDESSTGKAIIAREDASEIGRRAEAAGMIPLRRNAEDALALGLVDEAEITRVLGCR, from the coding sequence ATGTCTTCACCACTTTCCGGCGATGCCCGGCAGCAATTGGATCGACTCGCCGCGGACGGTGCCGAAACCGTCCCGGCAATCGTCGACCTGATTCTGTCCCAGGCCCGGCAAAGTCGCGTCAGCGATGTGCACTTAACGCCATCGGCCGAAGCGCTCTTAATGGATTGGCGAATCGACGGAGTCTTGCACGACGTCTACGCCTTTCCCGAATCACTCAAACCGAACATCGTGGCCCGACTTAAGGTCGCTTCGGAGCTCTTGACCTATCGCACCGATGTCCCGCAGGAGGGCCGCATTCGCGACGGCCGGCCGGGAGAGGTCCGTGTTAGCACATTTCCCACCGTACATGGCGAACGCGCGGTGATCCGGCTTTTCGCCGATCCCGGAAAACTTTTTCGACTCCATGATCTCGGCCTCACTCCGAGCGTCGCCGACGAATTAAGTCGCTCTCTTAATCAATCCGGCGGGGCCATTCTGATCTCCGGACCGGCCGGTAGTGGCAAAACAACGACGGCTTACGCCTGCCTCAGAGAAATTGTGGCGACATCCGACGAGCGGCGCAGCGTTGTCAGTTTGGAAGACCCCGTCGAATCGCTCATCCACGGTGTCGCCCAGTCACAGATTCGTCCGGCGTCGGGTTTCGATTATCCGACCGGGCTGCGTTCTCTAATGCGGCAAGATCCCGAGGTCATCTTTGTAGGGGAGATTAGAGACCGCCCGACCGCCGAGATTGTGCTGCAAGCCGCACTAAGCGGGCATCTTGTCTTGACCACGTTTCACGCCGGGTCCGCGGCCGGCGCGATTGGGCGATTGCTCGACATGGGCATTGAACCGTTTCAAGTTCGCAGCGGAGTTCGTGCGATCCTCAGTCAACGACTGCTGAGAACACTTTGCGAATGCCGCGGTCGGCAATTGGGCGGCTGCGAGTCCTGCCGTGGGACCGGATATGTCGGACGCCGTCCGATCGCCGAGGTTTTAACAACAGACGAGTCATCAACCGGGAAAGCGATCATCGCCAGAGAGGACGCGTCGGAAATCGGGCGACGGGCGGAGGCCGCCGGAATGATCCCCCTCCGCCGAAATGCCGAAGATGCACTCGCTCTAGGACTGGTCGACGAGGCGGAAATCACACGCGTCTTGGGATGTCGATAG
- a CDS encoding sulfatase-like hydrolase/transferase: MRLRLLALLAATAMTMNFAAAAEKPNVLFIAVDDLNDWIGCMGGHPQANTPNMDRLAARGTLFTNAHCTAPLCNPSRASVMTGLLPSTNGVHGNQQDWRASEYLEGKAPMGQYFREHGYWTGAAGKIFHANHGGECSAMGGGHGGLRGKNHPESWTARFPSHDQQLPALPVPTGQNFNGLDIWHWDWGGIDVPAEKTEDGQDTAWAVEQLKQDRDQPFFLAVGLYKPHGPWYCPTEFFDQQPAESDIELPPYRENDLSDIPKIATGYARNNGGLHGQVTRAGKWKEAVRAYLANIQFVDTMVGQLLDALDSSTQADNTIIVLWSDHGWHLGEKDRWHKSTLWEEATRVPLIVSVPKSMDEKRGEKSSRPVSLVDIYPTLIELCDLPKRNDLDGDSLVPLLEDPNAEDDTPAITINSGKHMSIRDEHWRYTRYSDGSEELYDHKSDPNEWDNVVDDPHHQIIKEELIAQLPKEVRRAKQQGDHGFGRPIFNGHDLTSWEGGDGLWSVEDGAIVGQFPVDKPIKSNTFLIWKGRQPGNFELRLKFRIQGDIPVEDGGWANSGVQYRSQIVGDEDSHVLKGYQADIDLDGQYTGILYGEKTGRGILSERTHEGEYPYKPGEWNDYRISAYGNNFKHVLNGVTLMKYQDKEIDEKGFKEGYIGLQLHRPMKKGRAMKVEFKDINLRD; encoded by the coding sequence ATGCGACTTCGATTGCTCGCCCTTCTTGCCGCTACGGCGATGACCATGAACTTCGCCGCCGCGGCGGAGAAACCAAATGTGCTGTTCATCGCGGTCGACGATCTCAACGACTGGATCGGCTGCATGGGCGGGCATCCGCAGGCAAACACGCCGAATATGGATCGGCTCGCCGCCCGTGGAACGCTCTTCACCAATGCCCATTGCACGGCCCCGCTGTGCAATCCGAGTCGGGCGAGCGTGATGACCGGACTGCTGCCCAGCACCAACGGCGTGCATGGCAACCAGCAGGATTGGCGGGCGTCCGAATACCTCGAAGGAAAAGCCCCGATGGGGCAATACTTCCGGGAGCACGGCTACTGGACCGGCGCGGCGGGCAAGATTTTTCACGCCAATCACGGCGGCGAATGCAGCGCGATGGGAGGCGGTCACGGCGGGCTACGCGGTAAGAACCACCCCGAGTCATGGACCGCGCGCTTCCCGTCGCATGATCAGCAACTTCCAGCCTTGCCGGTGCCGACGGGGCAGAACTTCAACGGCCTCGACATCTGGCACTGGGATTGGGGCGGCATCGACGTCCCCGCGGAAAAGACCGAAGACGGTCAGGACACCGCGTGGGCCGTTGAACAGTTGAAGCAGGATCGCGACCAGCCGTTCTTCTTGGCGGTAGGCCTCTATAAGCCGCACGGCCCGTGGTATTGCCCGACAGAATTCTTCGACCAGCAGCCCGCCGAGAGCGATATCGAACTGCCGCCCTACCGCGAAAATGACCTGAGCGACATTCCCAAGATCGCCACAGGCTACGCCCGCAACAACGGCGGCTTGCACGGTCAGGTGACGCGGGCCGGGAAGTGGAAAGAGGCCGTGCGGGCTTACCTCGCGAACATTCAATTTGTCGATACGATGGTCGGCCAACTGCTCGACGCACTCGACAGTTCAACGCAGGCCGACAACACGATCATCGTGCTGTGGTCCGACCACGGTTGGCACCTCGGCGAGAAGGACCGCTGGCACAAAAGCACACTGTGGGAAGAAGCGACGCGGGTGCCGCTCATCGTTTCGGTCCCGAAATCAATGGACGAAAAACGCGGAGAGAAATCGTCACGGCCCGTCAGCCTCGTCGATATCTATCCGACATTAATTGAGCTATGCGATTTGCCCAAGCGAAACGACCTCGACGGCGACAGTTTAGTGCCATTACTCGAAGACCCGAATGCCGAGGACGACACGCCCGCGATTACGATTAATTCCGGCAAGCATATGAGCATCCGGGATGAGCACTGGCGTTACACGCGCTACAGCGATGGTTCCGAGGAACTCTACGACCACAAGAGCGATCCCAACGAATGGGACAATGTGGTCGATGATCCGCATCACCAGATCATTAAAGAAGAGCTCATCGCTCAATTGCCGAAAGAAGTCCGGCGAGCAAAGCAGCAAGGCGACCACGGCTTCGGTCGGCCTATCTTTAATGGGCATGATTTAACTTCATGGGAAGGCGGCGATGGTCTGTGGTCCGTAGAGGATGGCGCGATCGTCGGTCAGTTTCCTGTCGATAAGCCGATCAAATCGAATACATTCTTAATCTGGAAGGGCCGTCAGCCCGGCAACTTCGAACTGCGGTTGAAGTTCCGCATTCAAGGCGACATCCCCGTCGAAGACGGCGGATGGGCCAACAGCGGTGTGCAGTACCGCAGCCAGATCGTCGGCGATGAGGATAGCCACGTCCTGAAAGGCTATCAGGCTGACATCGATCTCGACGGCCAATACACCGGCATTCTTTATGGAGAGAAAACTGGCCGCGGTATTCTCAGCGAGCGAACCCACGAGGGCGAATATCCTTACAAGCCGGGTGAATGGAACGACTACCGCATCAGCGCTTACGGCAACAACTTCAAGCACGTTCTCAACGGCGTCACGCTGATGAAATACCAGGACAAAGAGATCGACGAGAAGGGCTTTAAGGAAGGCTATATCGGCCTGCAACTCCACCGGCCGATGAAGAAGGGCCGCGCTATGAAGGTCGAGTTCAAGGATATCAATCTGCGAGATTGA
- a CDS encoding DUF1559 family PulG-like putative transporter: MKHERSESADGRPIGCYAVALLTGVSLVCLIVFLPPIEQSRGAARHSMCRNNLKRIGLALHYYNQEWGSLPPAATYGPDGQPWHSWRALILPQMTGQNMHGAASSQLDEVAEAYRFDEPWDGPHNRELHAIEVRDFRCPEDPPRQPEPGHQSDASYLAVVGPGTMFPPDAAESVSAAHDDLTETILLVERFDSRVHWMQPFDLNDSDLIPKRDGKGMRSYHAEGINVLMADGSAQCLSKNIREESLRNLLLRNK; encoded by the coding sequence ATGAAACACGAACGAAGTGAATCAGCGGACGGCCGCCCGATCGGCTGTTACGCGGTCGCCCTTCTCACCGGTGTTTCGTTGGTCTGCCTGATCGTCTTCCTGCCGCCGATCGAGCAATCGCGCGGTGCTGCACGCCATTCGATGTGCCGGAATAATCTCAAACGAATCGGCCTCGCCCTGCATTACTATAATCAGGAGTGGGGATCGCTTCCGCCGGCCGCCACGTACGGACCTGACGGCCAGCCGTGGCACAGTTGGCGTGCGCTGATCCTGCCTCAGATGACCGGGCAAAATATGCACGGCGCGGCTAGCTCGCAATTAGATGAGGTGGCCGAAGCCTATCGCTTCGACGAGCCTTGGGACGGCCCGCACAACCGCGAACTTCATGCGATCGAGGTTCGCGATTTTCGCTGCCCGGAGGATCCACCTCGCCAACCCGAGCCCGGTCATCAATCGGACGCAAGCTATCTCGCCGTGGTCGGACCGGGCACGATGTTCCCGCCCGACGCAGCGGAGTCCGTCTCTGCAGCGCATGACGATCTCACCGAGACAATCCTCCTCGTCGAGCGATTCGATAGCCGCGTCCATTGGATGCAACCGTTCGATCTGAATGACAGCGATCTGATTCCCAAGCGTGACGGAAAAGGAATGCGAAGCTATCACGCCGAGGGCATCAACGTCCTGATGGCAGACGGCTCGGCGCAGTGCCTCTCGAAAAACATCCGCGAAGAATCGCTTCGCAATCTATTACTCCGCAATAAATAA
- a CDS encoding DUF1559 family PulG-like putative transporter — protein MADDLDVQYAEPVEPTRRQIVKYWLVAFGGLAILVLLSLPNLGTPMEVSRRSACKNNLKRIAIALHNYHDKWDSLPPAVTYGPDGKPRHSWRVLILPHLVENAEFDYRFDEPWDGPHNRKLHSTKFNFYRCPSDAHAYPDENQEVHTSYFAVTGPDTMFPQRGVVSLRDVPDGASNTIMIVERSNSGIHWMKPTDLTFDEARLPGDPLESIGTRSEHVPGKSWAPCALADGSVHFIGDHLEPETLRRLILRNDGEIVGEF, from the coding sequence ATGGCAGACGATCTCGACGTCCAATACGCCGAGCCGGTCGAACCGACACGGCGGCAGATCGTCAAGTACTGGCTCGTGGCCTTCGGTGGCCTGGCTATTCTCGTCCTTCTGAGTCTGCCGAACCTCGGGACACCCATGGAGGTGTCTAGGCGGTCGGCGTGCAAGAATAATCTCAAAAGGATCGCGATCGCCCTACACAACTATCACGACAAGTGGGACAGCCTCCCGCCCGCCGTCACATACGGTCCCGACGGGAAACCGCGGCACAGTTGGCGAGTCTTAATTCTGCCACACCTTGTTGAAAACGCAGAATTCGATTACCGCTTCGACGAGCCATGGGACGGCCCACACAATCGAAAACTGCACAGTACGAAGTTTAACTTCTATCGCTGCCCGTCGGACGCGCATGCCTATCCCGACGAGAACCAAGAGGTTCACACGAGCTACTTCGCCGTCACCGGCCCTGATACAATGTTTCCCCAACGCGGTGTCGTCTCTCTCCGAGATGTTCCCGACGGAGCATCCAACACCATCATGATCGTCGAACGATCGAACAGCGGCATCCATTGGATGAAGCCGACCGACTTGACCTTCGACGAGGCGCGGCTGCCGGGCGACCCGCTTGAATCGATCGGCACGCGCAGCGAACACGTGCCCGGAAAGAGTTGGGCTCCCTGCGCATTGGCTGACGGATCGGTCCACTTCATAGGCGATCATCTTGAACCTGAGACTTTGCGTCGCCTCATTTTGCGGAACGACGGAGAAATCGTCGGCGAGTTCTAG
- a CDS encoding type II secretion system protein yields MIRHQSNMNLSRSSTRNAFTLIEVLVSCALLAAILTTAVPLIQNAARQSQAAQRRVLATQWVLSELDEIIDQPVQQIDDGPIQVDLDEAVSRRLPDARLEFVAHRVTQPADGCRIDGSISWTGANGELVRPVRLSTWVFDGGRRTGGDE; encoded by the coding sequence ATGATACGTCACCAATCCAATATGAACCTGAGTAGGTCATCGACGCGTAATGCCTTCACGTTGATTGAGGTTTTGGTCTCCTGCGCGTTACTCGCCGCGATCCTCACGACCGCGGTTCCATTGATTCAAAACGCGGCTCGGCAATCACAGGCAGCCCAACGGCGGGTGCTCGCGACGCAATGGGTTCTGTCTGAGCTTGATGAAATCATCGATCAACCGGTGCAACAAATTGACGATGGCCCGATTCAGGTGGACCTTGATGAGGCCGTGTCTCGTCGATTACCCGACGCGAGGCTGGAATTTGTTGCGCATCGCGTAACGCAGCCGGCGGACGGATGCCGGATCGATGGGAGCATTTCTTGGACCGGGGCCAATGGCGAGCTCGTACGACCGGTCCGTCTGTCGACGTGGGTCTTCGACGGCGGGCGTCGAACCGGGGGTGACGAATGA
- a CDS encoding type II secretion system F family protein, translating into MPEFRYRATNSEGHREDGRLTAVDESAAQQELKGRGYAIDEIAIENEQPLDVTEFDGEPVLGNESLGLDDYTLEAAMRMVAEEWPSSRHRRAIETAASRLGRGEPPEQVLKSLEYELPPRLTTVVEAGLETGHLPKMLTAFIEATRAQRDRRRGVLIAFTYPTILIAVTGFIAWALLVIVVPMFATIYEGFGTQLPASTLALLKLSELVRGFGWYLLAAIVGLTLLCCFWFRTRRLPWFASFLVRPSELATTCRLLAVLVDADVPLTKSLRLLADTTADARLSRDLARCANLIAEGVPAHSAAAGWRFPEMFRQALHWADRRELFIVALNTQADLLDRRARVFSLILPTILEPISLMIVGGFVLFAVFSLFAPLLKFLNFLS; encoded by the coding sequence ATGCCGGAATTTCGGTATCGAGCTACCAACTCAGAGGGACATCGCGAAGACGGTCGGTTGACCGCCGTCGACGAGTCGGCTGCGCAACAGGAATTAAAAGGTCGCGGATACGCGATCGATGAAATCGCCATCGAAAACGAACAACCGCTCGATGTAACCGAGTTCGACGGCGAGCCAGTTCTGGGCAATGAATCGCTTGGGCTCGACGACTATACGCTCGAAGCCGCGATGCGCATGGTCGCCGAGGAATGGCCCTCCTCTCGCCATCGGCGGGCCATCGAAACAGCCGCAAGCCGACTTGGCCGTGGAGAGCCGCCGGAGCAGGTTTTGAAGTCGCTGGAATACGAGTTGCCTCCGCGACTGACTACCGTAGTGGAGGCAGGACTGGAAACCGGTCATCTTCCTAAAATGCTCACGGCGTTTATCGAGGCGACGCGGGCGCAGCGGGACCGTCGTCGCGGGGTGCTGATCGCGTTTACCTATCCGACGATTCTGATTGCCGTCACGGGATTTATCGCATGGGCGCTGTTGGTCATCGTGGTTCCCATGTTTGCGACGATCTATGAAGGCTTCGGCACACAACTCCCGGCCTCAACGCTCGCGCTACTCAAACTCTCCGAATTGGTGCGAGGGTTCGGATGGTACTTATTAGCAGCAATCGTAGGACTCACATTACTCTGCTGCTTCTGGTTTCGAACGCGTCGGCTCCCCTGGTTCGCCTCATTTTTGGTGCGTCCGTCGGAGTTGGCGACGACATGCCGGCTGCTGGCCGTGCTTGTCGACGCCGATGTGCCGCTGACGAAGTCACTAAGGCTTTTGGCTGATACAACAGCCGATGCGCGCCTTTCGCGAGACCTCGCGCGGTGCGCGAATTTAATAGCGGAAGGTGTCCCTGCCCACAGCGCGGCGGCAGGTTGGCGCTTCCCCGAAATGTTCCGCCAGGCGCTTCATTGGGCCGACCGCCGGGAGTTGTTCATCGTTGCACTGAATACGCAGGCAGATCTACTTGATCGGCGGGCCCGCGTCTTCAGCCTGATCCTGCCGACGATTTTGGAGCCGATCTCGCTGATGATCGTGGGCGGGTTCGTCCTGTTCGCAGTCTTCTCACTCTTCGCCCCGCTGCTCAAGTTCTTGAATTTCTTAAGCTAG
- a CDS encoding DUF1559 domain-containing protein: protein MKNRFNRQQFRKRAEGFTLIELLVVIAIIAILIALLLPAIQSAREAARRATCQGHMAQLGLAIQNYEMAHEVLPPGSVNRTGPVFNVPLKGAYYFGWAAQITPFIELGNVYDHFDFDVGIYAEANAEPMSVTCSIFRCPSSILPDQGILNQALGDYAACHNEIEAPIDVTNNGSFLLNEALRIDQISDGLAYTIFLGESTLPVRNGVSFDSELGIFGGTRGSLRNTGAPINREQVSPAVSAALSNRPYWGDVVDRDELANALGKDWRSDPSVTYVGGFGSLHKGGSQFTLGDGSVRFISELIDMPVYRSLGARNDGRLIKKF, encoded by the coding sequence ATGAAAAACCGATTCAACCGACAGCAGTTCCGCAAACGGGCTGAGGGGTTCACGTTAATCGAACTTCTCGTGGTGATCGCCATCATCGCGATTCTGATCGCGCTGCTGCTGCCGGCGATTCAAAGTGCACGGGAGGCGGCCCGCCGGGCGACCTGTCAGGGACACATGGCGCAACTCGGCTTGGCAATCCAAAATTATGAGATGGCTCACGAAGTGCTTCCGCCGGGCAGCGTGAATCGCACCGGTCCCGTTTTCAACGTTCCATTAAAAGGTGCTTACTACTTCGGATGGGCCGCTCAGATTACACCGTTTATTGAGCTCGGCAACGTCTATGATCACTTCGACTTCGATGTCGGCATCTATGCGGAGGCCAATGCGGAGCCGATGTCTGTGACTTGTAGCATCTTTCGCTGTCCCTCTTCGATCTTGCCAGACCAAGGTATTTTGAATCAGGCGCTTGGCGATTATGCGGCGTGCCATAACGAAATCGAGGCACCGATCGATGTCACGAACAACGGGTCATTTCTATTGAACGAGGCATTAAGGATCGATCAAATCAGCGATGGATTGGCCTACACGATCTTTTTGGGTGAAAGCACTTTGCCCGTTCGAAATGGAGTTTCATTCGATTCCGAACTGGGGATATTCGGTGGTACTCGTGGATCGTTGCGAAATACCGGGGCCCCAATCAATCGAGAGCAGGTGAGCCCTGCGGTTTCGGCCGCGCTAAGCAACAGGCCCTATTGGGGAGATGTCGTCGATCGTGATGAACTGGCCAATGCGCTGGGCAAGGATTGGAGGAGCGATCCGTCGGTTACCTACGTGGGCGGCTTCGGCAGCCTTCATAAAGGCGGTAGCCAATTCACGCTCGGAGACGGGTCGGTGCGATTCATCTCGGAACTGATCGACATGCCGGTCTATCGCAGCCTCGGTGCGCGCAACGACGGACGTTTAATTAAGAAGTTTTAA
- a CDS encoding prepilin-type N-terminal cleavage/methylation domain-containing protein, whose translation MNARRGVSLIELMVVLAALSILMTVAVRFVVQVMQSNSELRDNAVAISEAARLGRDLRQDSIMARSSDWASDSGSLTLKFERGHVVYWFDDHGVQNERFSDGDIVGRDRFSIGPSSSQWHTTGEANEVRLYRIDPTTDTRKLSLLVRVAAPSEANPSSHDPLEAVRPEVD comes from the coding sequence ATGAATGCCCGACGTGGAGTCTCCTTAATCGAGCTTATGGTCGTACTCGCGGCCCTATCAATTCTAATGACGGTTGCCGTTCGCTTCGTCGTTCAGGTCATGCAATCTAATTCGGAGCTTCGTGACAATGCCGTGGCAATATCGGAGGCGGCGCGGCTCGGTCGCGACCTGCGTCAAGATTCGATCATGGCCCGAAGTTCGGATTGGGCGAGTGATTCCGGCAGCCTTACGTTAAAGTTTGAGCGGGGGCATGTGGTTTATTGGTTCGACGATCACGGCGTTCAGAATGAGCGGTTCTCTGATGGCGATATCGTCGGTCGGGACCGCTTCTCGATCGGCCCGAGTTCATCGCAGTGGCATACGACCGGCGAAGCCAATGAAGTTCGTCTGTATCGCATCGACCCGACCACCGACACTCGCAAGTTGAGCCTGCTTGTGCGAGTCGCCGCACCGAGTGAAGCGAATCCAAGCAGTCACGATCCACTCGAGGCCGTCCGACCGGAGGTCGATTAA
- a CDS encoding type II secretion system F family protein translates to MFLFGVFFVFALVMMTTSMVVATVVLAWQTSKLRRANLLSCLAVVVDRELPLAGEVGPIVDALLKRSPQRARKLIGLLESGKSLSESLREVRLISDRQAVALQAAEASGNLSAALRHEADRMTRGRFLTSTGSSSPTLSVVYLFAVPCTALLIVLFLCYWIVPKYKAIFAGFGSALPQVFVILINAVDLLVNYFYLFFAIAILVSVFSFMSLSYFRNRFGFGWSNRRFASSICRAIAYAAKADRPLPELFTSDRPFSPLPPKLMARIAEQISQGKDPWDALHRRRILTGREAIACRTAQIVGNLPETLFELADVIDDNRARRRLACLEFVQPMLVVAVGLLVFFINVGFFMPLVKLLNDLS, encoded by the coding sequence ATGTTTCTGTTCGGCGTATTTTTTGTCTTTGCACTCGTGATGATGACCACGTCAATGGTCGTCGCCACGGTGGTGCTGGCGTGGCAAACGTCGAAATTACGTCGGGCGAATCTGCTCTCCTGTCTAGCGGTCGTGGTCGATCGCGAGTTGCCACTTGCAGGCGAAGTGGGGCCGATCGTTGACGCCCTGTTAAAGCGAAGCCCGCAGAGAGCGCGAAAACTGATCGGTCTGCTCGAGTCGGGCAAGTCACTCTCGGAATCTCTACGAGAAGTCCGGTTGATTAGTGATCGGCAGGCCGTGGCATTACAGGCGGCGGAAGCCTCCGGCAATCTTTCGGCAGCACTAAGGCACGAAGCCGATCGGATGACCCGCGGCCGATTCTTGACATCGACCGGTTCATCATCGCCGACCCTTTCGGTCGTCTATTTATTCGCCGTCCCCTGCACCGCATTATTGATTGTGCTTTTTCTTTGCTATTGGATCGTTCCCAAATATAAAGCCATCTTTGCCGGATTCGGATCGGCACTTCCTCAAGTCTTTGTCATACTGATCAACGCAGTCGATTTACTCGTCAATTATTTCTATCTGTTTTTCGCAATCGCTATCCTCGTCTCCGTTTTTTCTTTTATGAGTTTATCTTATTTCCGGAACCGATTCGGTTTCGGCTGGTCCAATCGCCGATTCGCATCATCAATTTGTCGAGCCATCGCGTATGCCGCCAAAGCGGATCGGCCTTTGCCTGAACTGTTCACGTCAGATCGCCCCTTCAGTCCGTTGCCGCCGAAGTTAATGGCTCGAATCGCAGAACAAATTAGTCAGGGAAAAGACCCTTGGGACGCATTGCACCGCAGACGCATTCTAACCGGGCGGGAGGCGATTGCTTGTCGCACGGCACAGATCGTCGGCAACCTGCCGGAGACTCTGTTCGAACTGGCCGACGTCATCGATGACAATCGGGCTCGCCGCCGGTTGGCGTGCTTGGAATTCGTTCAGCCCATGCTCGTCGTTGCGGTGGGGCTCTTGGTATTCTTTATCAACGTTGGATTCTTCATGCCGCTCGTCAAACTCCTTAACGATCTTTCCTAA